Proteins found in one Streptococcus mitis genomic segment:
- a CDS encoding LytTR family DNA-binding domain-containing protein has translation MKVELQISETYKEEKLIVQAPQPTDKVQKVIEFAENLDQRETIKGKIDDQVYLVKIGKIQRFYIENRKVLAETASQTYNIDLRLYQVLELLPSNFIQISQSEIININSISHLKLTPNGLVEIFLKNESFTYSSRRYLKTIKEKLEL, from the coding sequence ATGAAAGTAGAACTACAGATTAGTGAGACTTACAAGGAGGAAAAACTGATTGTCCAAGCACCTCAGCCGACAGATAAAGTCCAGAAAGTCATCGAGTTCGCAGAAAATCTTGACCAAAGAGAAACAATCAAAGGAAAGATTGATGATCAGGTCTATCTCGTTAAGATTGGTAAGATACAACGCTTCTATATCGAGAATCGGAAGGTTCTAGCAGAAACTGCGAGTCAGACCTACAACATTGATTTGCGACTCTATCAAGTTCTTGAACTCTTGCCAAGCAATTTTATCCAAATTTCCCAATCAGAAATCATCAATATCAACTCCATCTCTCATCTCAAGCTAACCCCAAACGGTCTGGTAGAAATTTTCTTGAAAAACGAAAGCTTCACCTACTCTTCACGCCGTTACCTAAAAACCATCAAGGAGAAATTAGAACTATGA
- the nrdI gene encoding class Ib ribonucleoside-diphosphate reductase assembly flavoprotein NrdI: MKTISLVYISLSGNTESFVTRLKDYLLSQYEGIEVQKIHIKDLVKEGKDFYEMDHPYVTFLPTYLEGGNGVDNGDVEILTTPVGDFIAYGDNASKCFGVVGSGNRNFNNQYCLTAKQYSQRFGFPVLADFEMRGMLGDIKHVAAIIADLYELES; the protein is encoded by the coding sequence ATGAAGACAATTTCTTTAGTTTATATCAGTCTGAGCGGCAACACTGAGAGTTTTGTGACACGCTTGAAAGACTATCTCTTGTCCCAGTACGAGGGAATTGAGGTTCAAAAGATTCATATCAAGGATTTGGTCAAGGAAGGCAAAGATTTCTATGAAATGGACCATCCCTATGTCACTTTTTTACCGACCTATCTCGAAGGTGGGAATGGCGTGGATAACGGAGATGTTGAGATTTTGACGACACCAGTGGGGGATTTTATCGCCTATGGTGACAATGCTAGTAAGTGTTTTGGTGTAGTTGGTTCAGGAAATCGTAACTTTAATAACCAATACTGCCTGACAGCCAAGCAATACAGTCAACGTTTTGGTTTCCCTGTATTGGCTGACTTTGAAATGCGAGGCATGCTGGGAGATATCAAGCATGTGGCTGCAATTATCGCAGATTTGTATGAGTTGGAAAGTTGA
- a CDS encoding ABC transporter permease, with protein MKKKPIYLWVLLILSALISATSLFELLKPLPSKEVLRAAQKQVAGVSAQQVEDSINFSYRLAEASHSIFNVALVVLSAILVVVAIVFLVRKNLQYANYTYVGYVLLAIIGSIYTYVTLQDALQLVQDETMRLTMGIGSKAVSIFYIVINVLFLALVFYKIWRQQKALAEEEETEELA; from the coding sequence ATGAAAAAGAAACCGATTTATCTATGGGTCTTGCTAATCTTGTCTGCCCTTATTTCAGCTACGTCTCTGTTTGAACTTTTGAAGCCCTTGCCTAGTAAAGAAGTCCTTCGTGCTGCTCAAAAACAAGTTGCAGGGGTCAGTGCTCAGCAGGTAGAAGATAGCATTAATTTTAGCTATAGATTGGCAGAAGCATCTCATTCTATTTTTAATGTGGCCTTGGTTGTACTATCTGCTATTTTAGTGGTAGTAGCGATTGTATTCCTTGTTCGTAAGAATTTGCAGTATGCAAACTATACTTATGTCGGCTATGTTTTGCTAGCCATTATTGGTTCGATTTATACCTATGTGACTTTACAAGACGCTTTGCAGTTGGTTCAAGATGAAACTATGCGTTTGACAATGGGTATTGGTTCAAAAGCTGTCAGCATTTTCTATATCGTCATCAATGTTCTCTTCCTAGCCCTTGTCTTCTACAAGATATGGCGTCAGCAAAAAGCCTTGGCTGAAGAAGAGGAAACAGAAGAACTTGCCTAA
- a CDS encoding S66 family peptidase, with protein sequence MISTIGIVSLSSGIIGEDFVKHEVDLGVQRLKDLGLNPIFLPHSLNGLDFIKNHPEARAEDLIHAFSDDSIDMILCAIGGDDTYRLLPYLFENDQLQKVIKQKIFLGFSDTTMNHLMLHKLGIKTFYGQSFLADICELDKEMLAYSLHYFKELIETGRISEIRPSNVWYDERTDFSPKALGTPRVSHANTGFELLQGTAQFEGKILGGCLESLYDIFDNSRYTDSTELCQKYKLFPDLSDWEGKILLLETSEEKPEPEDFKKILRTLKDTGIFEVINGLLVGKPMDETFYDDYKEALLDIIDSNIPIVYNLNVGHATPRAIVPFGVHAHVDAQEQVIRFDYNK encoded by the coding sequence ATGATTTCTACTATTGGTATTGTTAGTTTATCTAGTGGCATTATCGGAGAGGACTTTGTCAAACACGAAGTGGACTTGGGTGTCCAACGTCTCAAGGACCTGGGACTCAATCCTATCTTTTTGCCCCATTCGCTAAATGGATTAGACTTTATCAAGAACCATCCTGAAGCTCGTGCAGAGGATTTGATTCATGCCTTTTCTGATGATAGCATCGATATGATCCTATGTGCCATCGGTGGAGACGATACCTATCGCTTACTACCTTATCTTTTTGAAAATGACCAACTCCAAAAGGTTATCAAACAAAAAATTTTTCTTGGCTTCTCGGATACAACCATGAACCATCTCATGTTGCATAAACTAGGAATCAAGACTTTTTATGGTCAATCCTTCTTAGCAGACATTTGTGAATTAGACAAAGAAATGCTAGCCTATAGCCTTCACTACTTTAAAGAATTGATTGAGACGGGAAGAATCTCAGAAATCCGCCCTAGCAATGTTTGGTATGATGAAAGGACTGACTTCAGTCCCAAGGCTCTGGGGACACCTCGTGTCAGTCATGCAAATACCGGTTTTGAGTTGTTACAAGGAACTGCCCAGTTCGAGGGAAAAATCCTCGGTGGTTGCCTCGAATCTCTCTACGATATCTTTGACAACTCTCGATACACAGATAGCACGGAGCTCTGCCAAAAATACAAACTTTTCCCTGACTTGTCAGACTGGGAAGGAAAGATCCTCTTGCTAGAGACAAGCGAAGAAAAGCCTGAGCCAGAAGACTTCAAAAAGATATTGCGGACTTTAAAGGACACTGGCATATTCGAGGTCATCAATGGACTCTTGGTCGGAAAACCTATGGATGAAACTTTCTATGACGACTATAAAGAGGCACTATTGGATATCATTGACAGCAATATCCCGATTGTCTATAATCTGAATGTCGGCCACGCAACTCCAAGAGCAATTGTACCCTTCGGAGTCCATGCTCATGTAGATGCACAGGAACAAGTCATTCGCTTTGACTATAACAAATAA
- the mutL gene encoding DNA mismatch repair endonuclease MutL: MSHIIELPEVLANQIAAGEVIERPASVVKELVENAIDAGSSQIIIEIEEAGLKKIQITDNGHGIAHDEVELALRRHATSKIKNQADLFRIRTLGFRGEALPSIASVSVLTLLTAVDGASHGTKLVARGGEVEEVIPATSPVGTKVCVEDLFFNTPARLKYMKSQQAELSHIIDIVNRLGLAHPEISFSLISDGKEMTRTAGTGQLRQAIAGIYGLASAKKMIEIENSDLDFKISGFVSLPELTRANRNYISLFINGRYIKNFLLNRAILDGYGSKLMVGRFPLAVIHIHIDPYLADVNVHPTKQEVRISKEKELMALVSEAISNSLKEQTLIPDALENLAKSTVRNREKVEQTILPLKENTLYYEKTESSRPSQAEVADYQVELTDEGQDLTLFAKETLDQLTKPAKLHFAERKPANYDQLDHPELDLASLDKAYDKLEREESSSFPELEFFGQMHGTYLFAQGRDGLYIIDQHAAQERVKYEEYRESIGDVDQSQQQLLVPYIFEFPADDALRLKERMALLEEVGVFLAEYGENQFILREHPIWMAEEEIESGIYEMCDMLLLTKEVSIKKYRAELAIMMSCKRSIKANHRIDDHSARQLLYQLSQCDNPYNCPHGRPVLVHFTKSDMEKMFRRIQENHTSLRELGKY; encoded by the coding sequence ATGTCTCATATTATTGAATTGCCAGAGGTGCTGGCAAACCAGATTGCGGCTGGAGAGGTTATCGAGCGTCCAGCTAGCGTTGTTAAGGAGCTGGTAGAAAATGCCATTGATGCGGGCTCTAGTCAGATTATCATTGAGATTGAGGAAGCTGGTCTCAAGAAGATTCAAATCACAGATAATGGTCATGGAATTGCCCACGATGAGGTGGAATTGGCCCTGCGCCGCCATGCGACCAGTAAGATAAAAAATCAAGCAGACCTCTTTCGAATTCGGACGCTTGGTTTTCGTGGTGAAGCCTTGCCTTCTATAGCGTCTGTTAGTGTCTTGACTCTGTTGACGGCGGTGGATGGTGCTAGTCATGGAACCAAGTTAGTCGCGCGTGGGGGAGAAGTTGAAGAAGTCATCCCAGCGACTAGTCCTGTGGGGACCAAGGTTTGTGTGGAGGACCTCTTTTTCAACACGCCTGCCCGCCTCAAGTATATGAAGAGCCAGCAGGCGGAGTTGTCTCATATCATTGATATTGTCAACCGTCTGGGCTTGGCCCATCCTGAGATTTCTTTTAGTTTGATTAGTGATGGTAAGGAAATGACACGAACAGCGGGAACAGGTCAATTGCGCCAAGCTATCGCAGGGATTTACGGTTTAGCCAGCGCCAAGAAGATGATTGAAATTGAGAATTCTGACCTAGATTTCAAAATTTCAGGTTTTGTATCCTTGCCTGAGTTGACTCGGGCTAATCGTAACTATATCAGTCTCTTCATCAATGGCCGTTATATCAAGAACTTTTTACTCAATCGTGCTATTCTTGACGGTTATGGAAGCAAGCTTATGGTGGGCCGTTTTCCACTGGCTGTCATTCATATCCATATTGACCCTTATCTAGCGGATGTCAATGTGCATCCGACCAAGCAAGAGGTGCGGATTTCCAAGGAAAAAGAATTGATGGCCTTGGTTTCAGAAGCTATTTCCAACAGTCTCAAGGAGCAAACCTTGATACCAGATGCCTTGGAAAATCTTGCCAAATCGACCGTGCGCAATCGTGAGAAGGTGGAGCAGACTATTCTCCCACTCAAAGAAAATACGCTCTATTATGAGAAAACTGAGTCATCAAGACCTAGCCAAGCTGAGGTGGCTGATTATCAGGTAGAATTGACTGATGAAGGACAGGATTTGACTTTATTTGCCAAGGAAACCTTGGACCAGCTGACCAAGCCAGCAAAACTGCATTTTGCAGAGAGAAAGCCTGCCAACTACGACCAGCTAGATCACCCAGAGCTAGATTTAGCCAGTCTGGATAAGGCTTATGACAAGCTGGAGCGAGAAGAATCATCAAGCTTTCCAGAGTTGGAATTTTTCGGGCAAATGCACGGGACTTATCTCTTTGCCCAAGGGCGAGATGGGCTCTATATCATAGACCAGCACGCGGCACAGGAACGGGTCAAGTACGAGGAGTACCGTGAAAGCATTGGTGATGTTGACCAAAGTCAACAGCAACTCCTAGTGCCCTACATCTTTGAATTTCCAGCGGATGATGCCCTGCGTCTCAAGGAAAGAATGGCACTTTTAGAGGAAGTGGGCGTCTTTCTAGCAGAGTACGGAGAAAATCAATTCATCTTACGTGAACATCCTATTTGGATGGCAGAAGAAGAGATTGAATCAGGCATCTATGAGATGTGCGACATGCTCCTTTTGACCAAGGAAGTTTCTATCAAGAAATACCGGGCAGAGCTGGCTATTATGATGTCCTGCAAACGGTCTATCAAGGCCAACCATCGTATTGACGATCATTCGGCTAGACAACTCCTCTATCAGCTTTCTCAATGTGACAATCCCTACAACTGTCCCCACGGACGTCCTGTTTTGGTGCATTTTACCAAGTCAGATATGGAAAAGATGTTCCGACGCATTCAGGAAAATCACACCAGTCTCCGTGAGTTGGGGAAATATTAA
- a CDS encoding DNA-3-methyladenine glycosylase I, whose amino-acid sequence MTKRCSWVKMTNPLYIAYHDEEWGQPLHDDQALFELLCMETYQAGLSWETVLNKRQAFREAFHGYQIQAVAEMTDTELEALLDNPAIIRNRAKIFATCANAQAFLQLQAEYGSFDAYLWSFVEGKTIVNDVPDYRQAPAKTPLSEELAKDLKKRGFKFTGPVAVLSFLQATGLVDDHENDCEWKSSN is encoded by the coding sequence ATGACAAAACGTTGTTCGTGGGTCAAGATGACCAATCCTCTCTATATCGCCTATCATGATGAGGAGTGGGGGCAGCCCCTCCATGATGATCAAGCATTGTTTGAGTTGTTGTGTATGGAAACCTATCAGGCAGGCCTGTCTTGGGAAACGGTACTAAACAAACGCCAGGCTTTCCGAGAAGCCTTTCATGGCTATCAAATTCAAGCGGTTGCAGAGATGACAGACACCGAACTGGAAGCCTTGCTGGATAATCCAGCTATCATCCGAAATAGAGCCAAGATTTTTGCTACATGTGCTAATGCCCAAGCCTTTCTACAGTTACAGGCAGAGTATGGCTCTTTTGATGCCTATCTTTGGTCTTTTGTTGAGGGGAAAACGATCGTTAACGATGTTCCCGATTACCGCCAAGCCCCAGCTAAAACACCTCTGTCTGAGGAGTTAGCCAAAGATCTCAAAAAACGAGGCTTCAAGTTCACAGGCCCAGTCGCCGTCTTGTCTTTTTTACAAGCAACAGGGCTGGTTGATGACCATGAGAATGATTGTGAGTGGAAAAGTAGCAATTAG
- the ruvA gene encoding Holliday junction branch migration protein RuvA, with amino-acid sequence MYEYLKGIITKITAKYIVLEVNGIGYILHVANPYAYSGQVNQEAQIYVHQVVREDAHLLYGFRSEDEKKLFLSLISVSGIGPVSALAIIAADDNAGLVQAIETKNITYLTKFPKIGKKTAQQMVLDLEGKVVVSGDDLPAKVAVQASAENQELEEAMEAMLALGYKATELKKIKKFFEGTTDTAENYIKSALKMLVK; translated from the coding sequence ATGTACGAATATTTAAAAGGAATCATTACCAAAATCACTGCTAAATACATTGTTCTTGAAGTCAACGGTATCGGTTATATCCTGCATGTGGCCAATCCTTATGCCTACTCGGGACAGGTCAATCAAGAAGCTCAAATTTATGTGCATCAGGTCGTGCGTGAGGACGCTCATCTACTTTATGGATTTCGCTCAGAAGATGAGAAAAAGCTCTTTCTCAGTCTGATTTCGGTTTCTGGGATTGGCCCTGTATCAGCTCTGGCTATTATCGCTGCTGATGACAATGCTGGATTGGTTCAAGCCATTGAAACCAAGAACATCACCTACTTGACTAAGTTCCCTAAAATTGGCAAGAAAACAGCCCAGCAGATGGTGCTGGACTTGGAAGGCAAGGTAGTAGTTTCAGGAGATGACCTTCCTGCCAAGGTAGCAGTGCAAGCTAGCGCTGAAAACCAAGAACTGGAAGAAGCCATGGAAGCCATGTTGGCTCTGGGCTACAAGGCGACAGAGCTCAAGAAAATCAAGAAATTCTTTGAAGGAACGACAGATACAGCTGAGAACTATATCAAGTCGGCCCTTAAGATGTTGGTTAAATAG
- a CDS encoding magnesium transporter CorA family protein, translating into MKQVFLSTTTEFKEIDTLEPGTWINLVNPTQNESLEIANAFDIDIADLRAPLDAEEMSRITIEDEYTLIIVDVPVTEERNNRTYYVTIPLGIIITEETIITTCLEPLPVLDVFINRRLRNFYTFMRSRFIFQILYRNAELYLTALRSIDRKSEQIESQLHQSTRNEELIELMELEKTIVYFKASLKTNERVIKKLTSSTSNIKKYLEDEDLLEDTLIETQQAIEMADIYGNVLHSMTETFASIISNNQNNIMKTLALVTIVMSIPTMVFSAYGMNFKDNEIPLNGEPNAFWLIVFIAFAMSVSLTLYLIHKKWF; encoded by the coding sequence ATGAAACAAGTTTTTCTCTCTACAACAACTGAATTTAAAGAGATCGATACGCTTGAACCGGGCACTTGGATCAATCTCGTTAATCCGACTCAAAATGAATCACTCGAAATCGCCAACGCTTTCGATATCGATATTGCCGACCTTCGAGCACCGCTCGATGCGGAAGAAATGTCTCGTATTACCATTGAAGACGAGTATACCCTGATTATCGTGGACGTTCCGGTCACGGAGGAAAGAAATAACCGCACTTACTACGTAACCATCCCGCTTGGTATTATCATCACCGAGGAAACCATTATCACTACTTGTTTGGAACCATTACCAGTCCTCGATGTCTTTATCAACCGTCGATTACGTAATTTCTACACCTTCATGCGTTCGCGTTTTATCTTTCAGATTCTCTATCGCAATGCAGAGCTTTACCTAACAGCCCTTCGTTCGATTGACCGTAAGAGTGAACAAATCGAAAGTCAACTGCATCAATCAACTCGTAATGAAGAATTGATTGAGCTCATGGAATTGGAAAAAACCATCGTCTATTTCAAGGCCTCCCTCAAAACAAATGAGCGCGTGATTAAGAAATTGACCAGCTCAACCAGCAATATCAAGAAATACCTTGAGGACGAAGACCTGCTTGAAGATACCCTGATTGAAACCCAACAGGCCATCGAGATGGCAGACATTTATGGAAACGTCTTGCATTCTATGACAGAGACCTTTGCCTCTATCATTTCCAACAACCAGAACAACATCATGAAAACCTTGGCCCTTGTGACCATCGTCATGTCCATCCCAACCATGGTCTTTTCTGCCTACGGGATGAACTTTAAGGATAATGAAATCCCCCTAAACGGCGAGCCAAATGCCTTCTGGTTAATCGTCTTTATCGCCTTTGCTATGAGTGTCTCGCTCACTCTCTATCTCATCCATAAAAAATGGTTCTAA
- a CDS encoding DUF3021 domain-containing protein produces the protein MKKQVFHDATAGVLIGLILSIIFSLIYAPNTYTPLNPYSIIGQVMAQHQVHGALILLYCTLIWATIGILFNFGKRLFSRDWSLLRATLTHFFLMLAGFVPLATLAGWFPFHWNFYLQLIIEFAIVYLIIWTISYKRASKKVDHINQLLEHRK, from the coding sequence ATGAAAAAACAAGTATTTCACGACGCAACCGCCGGTGTTCTTATCGGCCTCATCCTATCTATCATCTTTTCACTCATTTATGCACCAAATACCTACACACCACTAAATCCCTACTCTATCATCGGCCAAGTGATGGCTCAGCATCAGGTTCACGGTGCCCTGATCTTGCTCTACTGTACACTGATCTGGGCAACTATCGGTATTCTCTTCAACTTTGGAAAGCGATTATTCAGCCGTGATTGGAGCTTGCTCCGTGCGACTCTGACTCATTTCTTCCTCATGCTGGCTGGCTTTGTCCCACTAGCAACCCTAGCAGGTTGGTTCCCCTTCCACTGGAATTTCTACCTCCAGCTCATTATCGAGTTTGCAATTGTCTACCTCATCATTTGGACTATTTCCTATAAAAGAGCATCAAAAAAAGTAGACCATATCAATCAACTCTTGGAGCATAGAAAGTAA
- a CDS encoding SemiSWEET family transporter: MTKQKINRIVGSIGAFIGIIVFIAYIPQIIANLQGNKAQPFQPLSAAISCLIWVIYGWTKEPKKDWILIIPNSAGVILGGITFLTSL; encoded by the coding sequence ATGACAAAACAAAAAATTAATCGAATCGTAGGCTCCATTGGTGCCTTTATTGGAATTATAGTATTTATTGCCTACATACCTCAAATTATCGCTAATTTACAAGGAAATAAAGCTCAACCATTTCAACCTTTATCAGCTGCTATATCTTGCTTAATCTGGGTTATTTATGGATGGACAAAGGAACCTAAGAAGGATTGGATACTAATCATTCCAAATTCAGCCGGTGTTATTTTAGGTGGAATCACTTTTTTGACTTCACTCTAA
- a CDS encoding DUF1129 domain-containing protein, with the protein MSQIDLQKLTKKNQEFIHIATQQFIKDGKTDAEIKAIFEEAIPQILEEQAKGTTARSLYGAPTHWAHSFTVKEQYEKEHPKENDDPKLMIMDSALFITSLFALVSAITTFFAADQAFGYGLITLLLVGLVGGFAFYLMYYFVYQYYGPDMDRSQRPPFWKSVLVILASMFLWLLVFFATSFLPANLNPVLAPLPLAIIGAVLLALRFYLKKRLNIRSASAGPTRY; encoded by the coding sequence ATGTCTCAGATTGATTTACAAAAATTAACAAAGAAAAACCAAGAGTTTATCCATATCGCTACCCAACAATTCATCAAAGATGGGAAAACAGACGCTGAAATCAAGGCTATTTTTGAGGAAGCCATTCCTCAAATCCTTGAAGAGCAAGCCAAGGGTACGACTGCTCGTTCCCTCTACGGCGCACCGACCCATTGGGCTCATAGTTTCACTGTCAAGGAACAATATGAAAAAGAGCATCCAAAAGAAAATGATGATCCAAAACTCATGATTATGGACTCAGCTCTTTTCATCACTAGCCTCTTTGCCCTTGTCAGCGCCATCACAACTTTCTTTGCGGCAGATCAAGCTTTCGGCTATGGATTGATTACTCTTCTATTAGTTGGACTGGTTGGGGGATTTGCCTTCTACTTGATGTACTACTTTGTTTACCAATACTATGGACCAGATATGGACCGCAGTCAACGTCCACCTTTCTGGAAATCTGTACTAGTTATCCTAGCTTCTATGTTCCTTTGGTTGCTTGTTTTCTTTGCAACAAGCTTCCTACCAGCTAACCTTAACCCCGTACTTGCTCCATTGCCGCTGGCTATTATCGGAGCAGTCCTCCTAGCCCTTCGCTTCTATCTCAAGAAACGCTTGAACATCCGTAGCGCAAGTGCAGGACCAACACGTTATTAA
- a CDS encoding response regulator transcription factor: protein MYKVLLVDDEYMVTEGLKRLIPFDKWDMEVVATASHADEALEYVQENPVDVVISDVNMPDKTGLEMIKEMKEILPDVAYILLSGYQEFDYVKKAMNLSVVDYLVKPVDKVELGNLLEKIAGQLSERGKKSQTLSQDLDEAGFVSYLGGEENWWIGLSKEKQGSFTIPYYVLGQDWQIFISDQPLDGLVVTPFEAPYQEHFERWKLNAEKALFYGSVNLKQSESLFAYYEPIYRVIIQGNLNQIVEELNLLEKVVLENTPRVPITKQLFIQFVMDVFHLFEHLKADDLTDIVKTIHAIQTFDELVHYIKETLTRFFGQYRMNENVVSVLEVIGRDYQKELSLKDISKDLFINPVYLGQLIKRETNSTFAELLNKQRIKAAQQLLLSTSDSIEDICYAVGYSNVGYFYKVFRKLCGKSPKAYRKQVETIL, encoded by the coding sequence ATGTATAAAGTATTATTAGTAGATGATGAGTACATGGTGACAGAAGGTCTGAAGCGTTTGATCCCCTTTGATAAGTGGGATATGGAGGTCGTCGCAACAGCCAGCCATGCCGATGAAGCCCTAGAATATGTGCAGGAAAATCCAGTAGATGTGGTCATTTCCGATGTCAATATGCCAGATAAGACAGGGCTTGAGATGATCAAGGAAATGAAAGAGATCTTACCGGATGTTGCCTATATCTTGCTGTCAGGTTATCAGGAGTTTGATTACGTAAAAAAAGCCATGAACCTTAGTGTGGTGGACTATTTGGTCAAGCCAGTAGATAAGGTAGAGTTGGGAAATCTGCTGGAGAAGATTGCAGGTCAGCTCAGCGAGAGAGGAAAGAAAAGTCAGACCCTCAGTCAAGATTTAGATGAGGCTGGATTTGTTAGTTATCTAGGAGGTGAGGAGAATTGGTGGATAGGCCTATCCAAGGAAAAACAAGGCTCTTTTACCATTCCCTACTATGTCTTGGGTCAAGACTGGCAGATTTTTATTTCTGATCAACCCCTAGATGGTTTAGTCGTTACTCCCTTTGAAGCTCCCTATCAAGAACACTTTGAACGCTGGAAGCTGAATGCTGAGAAAGCCCTCTTTTACGGTTCTGTAAATCTAAAACAGTCTGAGAGCCTCTTTGCCTATTACGAACCGATTTATAGGGTTATCATTCAGGGAAATCTCAATCAAATCGTAGAAGAGTTAAATCTCTTGGAGAAGGTGGTTCTTGAAAATACGCCGCGTGTTCCGATTACCAAACAGCTTTTTATCCAGTTTGTCATGGATGTCTTTCATTTATTTGAACATCTCAAAGCTGATGATTTGACGGATATTGTCAAAACGATTCATGCTATTCAAACCTTCGATGAATTGGTTCATTATATCAAGGAAACTCTAACTCGCTTCTTTGGACAATATCGTATGAATGAAAATGTGGTTAGTGTACTGGAAGTTATTGGGCGTGATTATCAGAAAGAACTTTCCCTCAAGGATATCAGTAAGGATCTCTTTATCAATCCTGTCTATCTGGGGCAGTTGATTAAGCGAGAAACCAATTCGACCTTCGCAGAGTTACTAAATAAACAACGCATTAAGGCTGCTCAGCAACTTTTACTTTCAACTAGTGACAGTATCGAAGATATCTGTTATGCTGTTGGCTACAGTAACGTTGGATATTTTTATAAAGTTTTCCGAAAATTGTGCGGAAAATCACCAAAAGCCTACCGAAAACAGGTAGAAACTATACTATAA